Proteins from a single region of Streptomyces glaucescens:
- a CDS encoding acyltransferase family protein — translation MTVPPAPTSPPAGPAGPAEAPPPPAPRAPVRDRYFDLLRAVALFRVVLYHLMGWVWLPVVFPSMGVMFALAGNLMARSLRRPAVQVVRGRMRRLLPPLWLMGAIGVTGMLLQGWAPDDDGHPGWWWLHLAFWVLPLSDPPYAEGLPGVHGVLGEDWATELAGPLWYIRAYLWYVLLSPLLLRALRVQPWITIAAPLALSAVLEFGYLDLPGERLPSALTDFSTFGACWVLGMAYQQGVLRRIPAYIVPSVAPLIAAVGLWYALGHGLGDGRELDDISFAQALWSFGTVLLLLHLSPSWSQWPRRLLPFDRLITLLNSRAVTIYLWHNVAILVAATVWDDLWSIDTLAEHESWLLESPWPVLGLAWLLIAGCVLAFGWVEDLAAKRRPQLWPDGGRRRD, via the coding sequence GTGACCGTACCCCCCGCCCCGACCTCCCCCCCGGCCGGCCCGGCCGGCCCCGCCGAGGCGCCCCCGCCGCCGGCCCCGCGCGCCCCCGTGCGCGACCGGTACTTCGACCTGCTGCGGGCCGTGGCTCTCTTCCGGGTGGTGCTCTACCACCTCATGGGGTGGGTGTGGCTGCCCGTGGTGTTCCCCTCCATGGGCGTCATGTTCGCGCTGGCGGGCAACCTCATGGCCAGGTCGCTGCGGCGCCCGGCCGTGCAGGTCGTACGCGGCCGCATGCGCCGGCTGCTGCCGCCGCTGTGGCTGATGGGCGCGATCGGCGTGACCGGCATGCTGCTCCAGGGCTGGGCACCCGACGACGACGGGCACCCCGGCTGGTGGTGGCTGCACCTCGCCTTCTGGGTCCTCCCGCTCAGCGACCCGCCGTACGCGGAGGGACTGCCCGGAGTGCACGGCGTCCTCGGCGAGGACTGGGCCACCGAACTGGCCGGTCCGCTGTGGTACATCCGTGCCTACCTCTGGTACGTCCTGCTCTCCCCGCTGCTGCTCAGAGCGCTGCGCGTCCAGCCGTGGATCACCATCGCCGCGCCCCTCGCCCTGTCGGCGGTCCTGGAGTTCGGCTACCTCGACCTGCCCGGCGAGCGGCTGCCCTCCGCACTCACCGACTTCAGCACCTTCGGGGCGTGCTGGGTCCTCGGCATGGCGTACCAGCAAGGGGTGCTGCGGCGGATCCCGGCCTACATCGTCCCGTCGGTCGCCCCGCTCATCGCGGCGGTGGGCCTCTGGTACGCCCTGGGCCACGGCCTCGGTGACGGCCGCGAACTCGACGACATCTCGTTCGCCCAGGCCCTGTGGTCCTTCGGCACGGTCCTGCTCCTGCTGCACCTCAGCCCCAGCTGGTCGCAGTGGCCCCGCCGGCTGCTCCCCTTCGACCGCCTGATCACCCTGCTCAACTCGCGGGCGGTCACGATCTACCTCTGGCACAACGTCGCCATCCTCGTCGCCGCCACCGTGTGGGACGACCTGTGGAGCATCGACACCCTCGCGGAACACGAGTCATGGCTCCTGGAGAGCCCCTGGCCCGTCCTCGGCCTCGCCTGGCTGCTCATCGCGGGCTGCGTGCTCGCGTTCGGGTGGGTGGAGGACCTGGCGGCGAAGCGGAGGCCGCAGCTGTGGCCGGACGGCGGCCGGCGCCGGGACTGA
- a CDS encoding glycosyltransferase, whose translation MASRARHRAATGARDGSRQRRLPLRFLLPALVLVALMAMLMLRGYVHSEILADHRVRPAAGTDRVPENILAGGPVIDARGSRPTTLSVPDHRLVLTFDDGPDPVWTPRVLDVLKKHDAHAVFFVTGTMASRYPGLVQRMVDEGHEIGLHTFNHPDLSYQSKRRIDWELSQNQLAISGAAGIRTSLFRPPYSSYSAAMDNASWPVTEYIGSRGYVTVVNNTDSEDWRKPGVDEIIRRATPKNGKGAIVLMHDSGGDRHQTVQALDRFLPGLKAQGYAFQNLTEALDAPSAHTRVSGLALWKGKAWIFLVQASEHITDGLVVGLAIIGSLVIGRFLLMLLLSGWHARRVRRRGFRWGPPVTEPVSVLVPAYNEAKCIENTVRSLMASEHPIEVLVIDDGSSDGTARIVEAMGLPNVRVIRQLNAGKPAALNRGLANARHDIVVMMDGDTVFEPATVRELVQPFGDPGVGAVAGNAKVGNRDTLIGAWQHIEYVMGFNLDRRMYDMLRCMPTIPGAVGAFRRSALQRIGGMSDDTLAEDTDVTMALHRDGWKVVYAENARAWTEAPETVQQLWSQRYRWSYGTMQAIWKHRRALVERGPSGRFGRVGLPLVSLFMVLAPLLAPLIDVFLVYGLVFGPTAKTVSAWLGVLALQAVCAAYAFRLDRERMTHLISLPLQQILYRQIMYVVLLQSWITALTGGRLRWQKLRRTGVVGAPPDPAVRQPAADGGPV comes from the coding sequence ATGGCATCCCGCGCCCGTCACAGGGCGGCGACCGGAGCCCGTGACGGCTCCCGGCAACGCCGCCTGCCCCTGCGCTTCCTGCTGCCCGCGCTCGTCCTCGTCGCCCTCATGGCGATGCTCATGCTGCGCGGTTACGTGCACAGCGAGATCCTCGCCGACCACCGCGTCCGCCCCGCGGCCGGCACCGACCGCGTCCCGGAGAACATCCTCGCCGGCGGCCCGGTCATCGACGCCCGCGGCAGCCGCCCCACCACTCTGTCCGTGCCGGACCACCGGCTCGTCCTCACCTTCGACGACGGCCCCGACCCGGTGTGGACCCCGCGGGTCCTCGACGTGCTGAAGAAGCACGACGCGCACGCCGTCTTCTTCGTCACCGGCACCATGGCCTCCCGCTACCCCGGCCTGGTCCAGCGCATGGTGGACGAGGGCCACGAGATCGGCCTGCACACCTTCAACCACCCCGACCTCTCCTACCAGTCGAAGCGGCGCATCGACTGGGAGCTGTCCCAGAACCAGCTCGCGATATCCGGCGCGGCCGGCATCCGCACCTCCCTGTTCCGCCCCCCGTACTCCTCCTACTCCGCGGCCATGGACAACGCCTCCTGGCCGGTGACCGAGTACATCGGCAGCCGCGGATACGTCACCGTCGTCAACAACACCGACAGCGAGGACTGGCGCAAGCCCGGCGTCGACGAGATCATCCGCCGCGCCACCCCGAAGAACGGCAAGGGCGCCATCGTCCTGATGCACGACTCCGGCGGCGACCGCCACCAGACCGTGCAGGCCCTCGACCGGTTCCTGCCCGGCCTCAAGGCGCAGGGCTACGCCTTCCAGAACCTCACCGAGGCCCTCGACGCACCCAGCGCGCACACCCGGGTCAGCGGCCTCGCCCTGTGGAAGGGCAAGGCGTGGATCTTCCTGGTCCAGGCCTCCGAGCACATCACCGACGGCCTGGTCGTCGGCCTCGCGATCATCGGCAGCCTGGTCATCGGCCGCTTCCTGCTGATGCTGCTCCTCTCCGGCTGGCACGCCCGCCGGGTCCGCCGGCGCGGCTTCCGCTGGGGACCGCCGGTCACCGAACCCGTGTCGGTGCTGGTCCCCGCGTACAACGAGGCCAAGTGCATCGAGAACACCGTGCGTTCCCTCATGGCGAGCGAGCACCCCATCGAGGTGCTGGTCATCGACGACGGCTCCTCGGACGGCACGGCTCGCATCGTGGAGGCCATGGGCCTGCCGAACGTCCGGGTCATCCGCCAGCTCAACGCCGGCAAGCCCGCCGCCCTCAACCGCGGCCTCGCCAACGCCCGTCACGACATCGTCGTCATGATGGACGGCGACACCGTCTTCGAACCCGCCACGGTCCGCGAACTCGTCCAGCCCTTCGGCGACCCGGGCGTCGGCGCCGTCGCGGGCAACGCCAAGGTCGGCAACCGCGACACGCTCATCGGCGCCTGGCAGCACATCGAGTACGTGATGGGCTTCAACCTCGACCGCCGCATGTACGACATGCTGCGCTGCATGCCGACCATCCCGGGCGCCGTGGGCGCCTTCCGGCGCAGCGCGCTGCAGCGGATCGGCGGCATGAGCGACGACACCCTCGCCGAGGACACCGACGTCACCATGGCCCTGCACCGCGACGGCTGGAAGGTCGTGTACGCGGAGAACGCCCGCGCCTGGACCGAGGCCCCGGAGACCGTCCAGCAGCTGTGGTCCCAGCGCTACCGCTGGTCGTACGGCACCATGCAGGCCATCTGGAAGCACCGCCGGGCGCTGGTGGAACGCGGTCCCTCCGGCCGCTTCGGCCGGGTCGGCCTCCCGCTGGTCTCCCTCTTCATGGTCCTGGCCCCGCTGCTGGCCCCCCTGATCGACGTCTTCCTCGTCTACGGCCTCGTCTTCGGCCCCACCGCGAAGACCGTCTCGGCCTGGCTCGGCGTCCTCGCCCTCCAGGCGGTCTGCGCGGCGTACGCCTTCCGCCTGGACCGCGAACGCATGACCCACCTGATCTCGCTGCCCCTCCAGCAGATCCTCTACCGCCAGATCATGTACGTCGTCCTGCTCCAGTCCTGGATCACCGCCCTGACGGGCGGCCGGCTGCGGTGGCAGAAGCTGCGGCGGACGGGAGTGGTGGGCGCCCCACCGGACCCGGCCGTGCGGCAGCCGGCCGCGGACGGCGGACCGGTCTGA